In a single window of the Magnolia sinica isolate HGM2019 chromosome 7, MsV1, whole genome shotgun sequence genome:
- the LOC131251932 gene encoding disease resistance protein RGA2-like, with protein MAQGFIGSDTSEDMEEIGGMYFDDLLRRSLLQDAEMGSNGNKFSCKMHDLVHDLAQSVAGNDCLIVGMTQQANVDLNRVHHSFIFSSSMFEVTSISSTFYKAAKLRTLLVSHGSRPFPPKLEMSLMKQVRISICLHKLFHHLQCPRTLEMTGAKIAKLPRTVGQLKHLRYINLPYSNIEEISAWLIYSVNLQTLILNACEWLRKLPREMRKMISLRHLELERTNNLSYLPRLSTLQTLTKFIVGGNHGVDGWDLGELKHLKLLQGSLDITHLQNVSSEDEAREAELYKKRHLHTLSLYFKYSTYGEVVGDEEKQRMEGVLEGLQPHTNLKELKIRSYRGSKFPEWMGDPSSNLIRILLYDCSE; from the coding sequence ATGGCACAAGGCTTCATCGGCTCCGACACAAGCGAAGATATGGAGGAAATTGGTGGGATGTATTTTGATGATTTATTAAGACGATCGTTACTCCAAGATGCAGAAATGGGTAGTAATGGCAACAAATTCAGCtgcaagatgcatgatttagttcatgACCTCGCACAATCTGTTGCAGGAAATGACTGTTTGATTGTGGGGATGACACAACAGGCCAATGTGGACCTAAACAGGGTCCACCATTCTTTCATCTTCAGTTCATCTATGTTTGAAGTGACTTCAATTTCATCCACCTTTTATAAGGCGGCCAAGTTGCGAACATTGCTAGTCTCCCATGGGTCAAGACCTTTCCCTCCTAAATTGGAAATGTCACTAATGAAACAAGTAAGGATCTCAATTTGTCTCCACAAATTATTTCATCATTTGCAATGCCCAAGGACGTTAGAAATGACCGGAGCTAAGATTGCAAAATTGCCTCGAACAGTAGGACAGTTGAAGCATTTGAGATATATCAATTTGCCTTACTCAAATATAGAAGAGATCTCTGCTTGGTTGATTTATTCCGTAAATTTACAGACCTTGATACTCAATGCCTGTGAATGGCTAAGAAAACTGCCTAGAGAAATGAGAAAAATGATTAGCCTCAGACATCTAGAACTTGAGAGGACCAACAATCTAAGCTACTTACCCAGACTAAGTACTCTTCAGACATTAACAAAATTCATTGTGGGTGGAAACCATGGTGTGGATGGATGGGATTTAGGAGAATTGAAACACCTTAAGCTCCTTCAGGGAAGCCTTGATATAACCCATTTGCAAAATGTGTCGAGTGAGGACGAAGCTAGGGAAGCAGAATTATATAAGAAGAGGCACCTTCATACTCTCTCCTTATACTTCAAGTACTCCACATATGGAGAGGTAGTGGGAGATGAAGAGAAGCAGAGAATGGAGGGAGTGCTCGAAGGACTCCAGCCTCATACAAACTTGAAAGAGTTGAAGATACGGAGTTACAGAGGTTCCAAGTTTCCTGAGTGGATGGGGGATCCTTCCTCTAATCTAATCAGGATTCTACTGTATGATTGCAGTGAGTGA
- the LOC131251933 gene encoding putative disease resistance protein RGA3: protein MRNSRDISTLKYGCVLEDFDVKRITKLLIECATGSPCNLDGLDPSQSRLCEILHPKRFLLVLDDIWSEDCRMCDELILPFQSGALGSRIIITTRSEKVAMAMGNSHMHKLEALSDEDCWLMFSRSAFGDRSEEEHLELKEIGQGIVKKCGGIPLAAKTTGSAMQSRRKRRQWNLVGVM from the coding sequence ATGAGAAACTCGAGGGACATTTCGACGTTAAAATATGGGTGTGTTTTGGAAGATTTTGATGTGAAACGGATTACAAAATTACTGATAGAATGCGCAACAGGGTCTCCTTGTAATCTTGACGGCTTGGACCCGTCGCAAAGTCGCCTTTGTGAAATCTTGCATCCAAAGCGATTCTTGCTTGTGCTTGATGACATTTGGAGTGAGGATTGTAGGATGTGCGATGAACTGATACTTCCGTTCCAATCTGGTGCATTAGGGAGTCGAATCATCATAACCACTCGCAGTGAAAAGGTTGCAATGGCGATGGGAAACAGCCACATGCACAAATTGGAGGCCTTATCTGATGAGGATTGTTGGTTAATGTTCAGCCGCAGTGCATTTGGCGATCGGAGTGAAGAAGAGCATTTGGAGTTGAAAGAGATTGGACAGGGAATCGTAAAGAAATGTGGAGGCATACCACTCGCAGCAAAGACAACAGGGAGTGCCATGCAGTCGAGAAGGAAGAGAAGGCAGTGGAATTTAGTTGGTGTCATGTAA